A part of Miscanthus floridulus cultivar M001 chromosome 6, ASM1932011v1, whole genome shotgun sequence genomic DNA contains:
- the LOC136461755 gene encoding uncharacterized protein produces the protein MAGAEVVVNAWKEWGLQLLVLLSFMLQVTLLILAEFRRCIDSGVLRVFVWLAYMLADATAIYVLGHMSVTSRSPEHELMALWAPFLLLHLGGQDNITAYAVEDNRLWLRHLQTLAVQVAAAAYVIYQSSILGLRSLLWPTTILVFVVGVLKYGERVWALRCAGSTPAGNNYRSLERYAVFRRFIFKDVASSERRRVATSRGVLDTEAFLQIAHELLEVPKDLLLEGSLPTEGSSTDLSAEELYKVVEMQLSLMHDVFYTKTPVMHSWHGLCIRIISLVATVVALVLFLLQLLGDHHKELYSTLDVAVTYVLLVGAVILEITSVLRVVFSSGTCVLLEGWSRPRMRRAPPLRVHKQKGRNIWHLLARVVSSLRRLVHAAEWRRRCCWSRSLGQHNMLKLCARSSASRSSKVARWMGVEDPWNMLAYSWSIPVSASIEQLLVKQLLKNVRRNPDEKWNPDEIIMAQGREAMQRWGLYDDLDWGVEESILVWHLATDIYLYWYKEQEKGTGRHQDDAQADLSKAVEALSNYMLFLLAARPYMLPPSADRNAYAQMCYAMLPPKGKRKDDALSALEFKSAQDLASSLRRLGDTLGTGSPPITLQPPVEVLGRYDAATWETGAELGAKLIGEDRLVGKSTGDMLEMIVQVWLEMLLHVGYRCSAYSHAKQLSNGSELVTVAALLVKYVTQGMHSGS, from the coding sequence ATGGCAGGAGCCGAGGTCGTGGTGAATGCATGGAAAGAATGGGGTCTCCAATTGCTTGTGCTGCTCAGCTTCATGCTCCAGGTCACTCTCCTCATCTTGGCGGAGTTCCGCCGGTGCATCGACTCCGGCGTGCTAAGGGTCTTTGTTTGGTTAGCGTACATGCTGGCCGACGCGACGGCGATCTACGTGCTGGGCCATATGTCCGTGACCAGCAGGTCGCCGGAGCATGAGCTGATGGCGTTGTGGGCGCCGTTCCTGCTCCTTCACCTCGGTGGGCAGGacaacatcaccgcctacgctgtCGAGGACAACCGGCTGTGGTTGCGCCACTTGCAGACGCTCGCCGTGCAGGTGGCGGCAGCTGCATATGTCATCTACCAATCTTCCATCCTTGGCCTGCGGTCTTTGCTCTGGCCGACCACAATCCTCGTGTTTGTGGTGGGCGTCCTCAAGTACGGGGAGAGAGTGTGGGCGCTGAGGTGCGCGGGTAGCACCCCAGCGGGCAACAATTACCGGTCTCTTGAAAGGTATGCAGTGTTTCGAAGATTCATTTTTAAAGACGTTGCAAGTTCAGAACGTCGGCGGGTAGCCACAAGTAGAGGTGTCCTGGATACGGAAGCCTTCCTACAGATAGCTCACGAACTGCTGGAAGTTCCCAAAGACTTGCTGTTAGAGGGTTCGTTACCCACTGAAGGTTCAAGCACAGATCTGAGTGCAGAGGAGCTATACAAGGTGGTCGAGATGCAGCTCTCGCTGATGCACGACGTGTTCTACACCAAGACGCCTGTGATGCACAGCTGGCATGGCCTCTGCATCCGCATAATTTCCCTGGTAGCCACCGTCGTTGCGTTAGTGCTGTTTCTCCTCCAATTATTGGGTGATCATCACAAGGAATTGTACAGCACATTAGATGTTGCTGTCACTTATGTCCTATTGGTTGGGGCCGTCATCCTGGAGATCACGTCAGTGCTGAGGGTCGTGTTCTCGAGCGGGACTTGCGTGCTCCTGGAAGGATGGAGTAGGCCGCGGATGCGGCGTGCTCCGCCCCTGCGGGTCCACAAGCAAAAAGGACGCAATATATGGCATCTGCTTGCCCGTGTAGTTTCCTCTCTCCGCCGGCTCGTCCATGCAGCAGAGTGGAGAAGAAGGTGCTGCTGGTCGCGCTCCTTGGGGCAGCACAACATGCTTAAGCTGTGCGCTCGCAGCAGCGCCAGCCGAAGCAGCAAGGTCGCGAGATGGATGGGAGTCGAGGACCCGTGGAACATGCTGGCATACTCGTGGTCCATCCCCGTTTCCGCCTCCATCGAGCAGCTGTTGGTGAAGCAGCTGCTCAAGAATGTAAGGCGGAACCCAGATGAGAAATGGAACCCAGATGAAATCATCATGGCACAGGGTCGAGAGGCGATGCAGAGGTGGGGGCTGTACGATGACCTGGACTGGGGTGTAGAGGAGAGCATACTCGTCTGGCACCTCGCCACCGACATCTACCTCTATTGGTACAAGGAGCAAGAAAAAGGCACTGGTCGGCATCAGGACGACGCACAGGCTGATCTTTCCAAGGCAGTCGAGGCGCTCTCCAATTACATGCTTTTCCTCCTCGCAGCACGTCCCTACATGTTGCCTCCCTCCGCTGACCGCAATGCCTATGCCCAGATGTGCTATGCAATGCTGCCCCCAAAAGGAAAACGCAAGGATGATGCTCTGTCTGCTCTGGAATTCAAATCAGCCCAGGATCTGGCCAGCTCACTACGGCGCCTCGGGGACACATTGGGCACTGGATCACCTCCCATTACACTTCAACCTCCTGTTGAAGTATTAGGCAGGTATGATGCAGCAACGTGGGAAACAGGAGCTGAACTTGGTGCGAAGCTCATCGGCGAGGATCGCTTAGTAGGCAAATCTACCGGTGACATGCTGGAGATGATCGTCCAAGTGTGGTTGGAGATGCTGTTACACGTGGGCTACCGATGCAGCGCCTACTCTCATGCCAAGCAGCTCAGCAATGGTAGTGAGCTCGTCACCGTCGCTGCTCTCCTTGTGAAATACGTCACACAAGGTATGCACAGTGGCTCGTGA
- the LOC136460284 gene encoding uncharacterized protein: MQLAAEEIRKTSSRKSHFHRSEYARMVELERRAESACREARDQTAEAAMVRAEGRRVEEWATTAEQGLKAARAHQTETEAELRASLANTEVSLQEALAALDPERAALESAEKALEVERRARSEADREPISELVALLAELGGKVEVLERDLEMTKATLGRNMEELAKSHEERRALEGGLDQICNVA, from the exons aTGCAGCTTGCGGCAGAG GAAATAAGGAAGACATCATCCCGCAAGTCCCACTTCCACCGGTCGGAGTATGCCCGGATGGTTGAGCTCGAGCGTCGGGCGGAGTCCGCTTGCCGCGAAGCTCGGGACCAGACGGCCGAGGCGGCCATGGTGCGGGCGGAGGGGCGGCGTGTGGAGGAGTGGGCGACTACggccgagcaagggctcaaggCGGCAAGGGCCCACCAGACGGAGACTGAGGCGGAGTTGCGGGCATCCCTGGCAAACACCGAGGTGTCTCTTCAGGAGGCTTTGGCGGCCCTTGATCCGGAGCGCGCCGCCCTAGAGTCAGCGGAGAAGGCCCTAGAGGTGGAGCGAAGGGCCCGGTCGGAGGCGGACCGAGAG cctatttctgagctcgTTGCTCTTCTCGCAGAGCTGGGCGGAAAAGTGGAGGTgttggagcgggacctagagatgACCAAGGCGACGCTTGGTCGGAATatggaggagctggccaagtcccatgaggagcgtcgtgctcttgagggggGTCTTGACCAGATCTGCAATGTTGCCTAG